In Zingiber officinale cultivar Zhangliang chromosome 1A, Zo_v1.1, whole genome shotgun sequence, the DNA window TGCACAATACCTAGTTACCTACATAAGCATCAGAATTTGCTAGGGCATGTTCTAAATAAAATGATCCCTGATGACCATGATAGAAATTAGACATTCCTAGCTAATGCAAGGCAATATTGCCCAACACCAAACCAATAATTTGCAGTTCATAAGGAAAGGAAAAATGCAAAAATTAAGGGCTATATCAATTTAGAAGTTATGTGATGAACCATTTTTGTCCTTCAACTGCAAAAATTGAAAGTGACTAGTTAGAAAACCATTTCAATTTTCAATGTGATTTCTATAATTGCACTGGTTACAAGTCATGACAAATTCAGCAACATTTCATATCATATTACTCATATAAATTTAGATTCCAATCAAATCAGCAATGTGATTATTTTACAGGGCGGCAATGCTGCCCTTCCAAAGTTCAACTAAATGAAGAAGCTTACCCAAAAATTTTAGATTCACAAGCTGTAATCTTTTCTGCAGTAACCATTAATGAATACACACACCCAAATAAAGTAATAGAGTATATCTTCAAATTATAGGAACACGAAGTGCAACAACAATACAATTTAAacacaataatttttaaagaagcatACCTTGACAACAACTTCTGGTTTATATGGCCGAGCTGCTCCCCAAATGATAAGAGAGAAGAGGGTAAACAAGAGGATGAAGCTTACAAGACCCAGAATAATCTGACAGCGGCGCGTTAACCCCTTCTCGTCATCGAGGTCCGCATAGGATCCTTCTTCCTGGATCACATTGCACTCAGGCCACCCCTTGTCGTTTACTCTCTTCCTGTCGCCTTTCCGGCCCGAGGAGGACCGGAAGGGCCCGGAAAATCGGCTAGCCGAAGAGGTCCGCGAATGGCGCCCAAACGAAGGGTGCGACGGCGACTCCATCGGGCTATTAAAAACAGGGGTCGCCTGCATCGACGACGACTTGTCGCCATCGTGAGAATCCCGCGACGGACTCTGGACGTAGTAGGTCTGCCTCTTCGGCGACCGAGGCGGGGAGGACGGGGCTAAGCTCGTAACATCGGACTCCGACTTGGTGTGCATCATCTTAGTATCTTACTCTACTCGATTTTGCAAATAGCTTGAAAAATTGTCAAATTTGGAACTTTCAGCATAAATCCTAAAGCAAATTGAAGCAAACTAccaaattttttttcataaaactcCGAACCTTTCGTGAGAAAGAAACCGTAAGATCAGGGAACGTGGATTTCTTGCAACATTTCAGCAATCAACCATTGGCAACATTACGAGTTCCACGCAAAGAttcgagctttgcttcggacgcgAAGCCAAGGAATTGAAAAAGGAAAAGCTGAGCTCGCACTGCACTACCAAAGAGCGAAACGAACAAGTGAGGGATAAGACGTCACAACATCCAACGGGATCCGCTGTCTACCCTCGATGACAAACCTCGAATATAATAAAACTTACAAAAAAAGGAACAACAGAGAAGCGACCACATTTATCATTTATGCCATTTAAAAGATCATGGCACGCGATCACGAAACCCGTTTCCTGTTTGGCGTGAAATAGGCAAGTTGTTAACACGCAGTCGCTAAGATTCTGAGAATACTCTCGTGAGTGGGGGAATTGGAAGTGTCGGCGGAGtgctgttttatttatttatttagttttagttGACAGGtattcaacttaattaattaattaagtttgggaTGATTGATTACTAGAGTGAGAGAAATTCACTTTGAAATTAAAACTCGACTCTTaggattttttatttaataaattaagaagcgcttttaaaaatttatcttatggTCAATAATTTTAGAGTTATCatctcattaaaaaaaattcctataatacatcaaaactatctttagatatttaattaaccatCTAAAGAACCTAATCGCTACATAATTATCTCGGATCCTGAGTGTTGTTAATTTACCTTAGGAGGTTGATGAATGATGATATAAATATGAAAGGGACGGAGCACGAGGTTAGCATAGTAAATACAATGGGAAATTCGGGTAAAGGAGTTAATAATTGGaataggtatatatatatatttatttattggaaTAAGTGGAGTTAGGTATATATATAATAACACCATAATACATATGCCATGAAAAAATTGTGCAAGAAGGTATTCCCACCTACTTGGTAGGGAAAAGAAGGGAAAACAGGTCATGTtaaataggaaaataaataaattatgaaaACATCACTACTTGAGCATTTTTTAATTGCCAATCACTATCTTCCCCTAAATTGGAGTTGTCCAAGTTCTTCCAGCCCTGGTAACCCACTTATACAGCACTTGGGACCATTCGCAGAACTGTAAGCTGGAAAGCAAACATGAGGTGGTGTCCAAAGAGGGGGTCGGATGCTCTGGATCGCAAAGTGCGGTCCAGAGGATGGATCATCTTACTCATAAGTGAAAATTCATGGACCCTATGGTTCATGAGATCTCACTTATTAGTAACTTCTGGTCCAAGAATGAATTAGGAGTTACGGTCCAAAGGATCGTGAATATCAAAGAAGAGCCAAAATACATCATCAGCCGCCTTTACATGATTTACTCTTACAGCAGGGACTCACTGATATTTTAGAGATTGGTTgtataattgtaattcaaatttatttggtaGACGAATCAAATcaagaaaaaatatcatttatTTCAAGATTAGTTGGACAAAATCTGAACACTTTGATTATACCCAGATTTATTTGGAGCCACATATAATGCAAATTCCTGTTAGAGATAAGAAACAGCAGTAAGCAGAGTAGCAGGCCCTAGGCAGATAGATGAATGACAAGCTGCAACAAGCTCATGACGTTGAAAATAAATCCTTGGTGAATGAGATCGTGGGTTTGAATCGTGGGATCCCTCTTTCCACTGCGCACTAACTTCATCGGTTACTGTGATTAATATctctcgtgatggccttgggcaAAGTACATGGGAGCGTTAGGGATGAGTGTTATCGTCTTTTTGCCCAATGACGTTGAAAATAAATGATTCTATATCTGAGATCAAAATCAAGGGAAACAGATACTACCACTAGAAGCTGGATAAATTAAAACCGACTCCAGGAGGGTGGAAAGAAAAGGTTGAACCGAGGAAGGTGGCAAAATATGATTAAAGAAACAGAACATTGATTAGACCATGCTCAATCAACTAGTTTAACACATTATTGCTGGGAGCAAGATGAAGTTGAAAGGTCAAGCAGTGAGTGGACGGAGAAGAGGTTCACAAGAATTAACTTGCTTTCGCTAGATGGCGCACGTAGATTTTGCTGTCCACTCTACAATCACAACGGAGACATTAAGCCTATTGTAATCTCTATATGCAACTATCCAGCAAACCGTTGAAGTGATGCCCATATGCGACTTCAGGGGGATAGCACGATGAATCCTCCAAGCTGCTGTTAGATAATTGCCgcattatcactgcacaagcTGCTGCATACAAAATCGGACGAAGACCGTCAATTTCACAATACACAGTTTATTACCTTGATACGTAATATTCACTGACAGAATTTTCCAGACGTTAGCATGACGAAAGAGTAAATCACAGGAAATAATGCGACGAGAATTTTCACTACTTTTTCCAGTAAATCATGTCTGAAGGAAAAAGGAGTTGTATCAAGTTTGAGCTCCTGAAATGCAAGTGGCAAGCAACTCCTGAAATGCAGTCGCGCTAAAGAATGTGCAAGCTTCACAAATACATTTATATTTTAttacgcaaaaaaaaaaaaaaaaaccacctAAAGAATTGTATTTTCGTCCCCGAATAAGGTCCAATTCAATATGCAAAAAAATGTAAGTTCCAACCTCAATAACAGACAAGATCGATAAAGCATAAAATCCAACAGGTAATTTGTCAACGACAGGAAGCCAAAGAACAACTACACCGCGAGGCACCAGCAGCTGCTGCAATTAGgccctcttcttcttgcttttgccTGAAAGGGCAGGAGGGTTGCGTCGAGGAAGCAGCCCTCGTATGATCGCCAAGAAGGCAAAAACCATGAATGGAGCATAAAATTGAATCAGTCTATCTGATGCTTTCCCTGAACCCAGCAACTCTCCCATTATGGCCGCCTGAAAAACGATCACAAAGTTCTTAATCAAAACGTAACTGTAAATGTTTGTTCAAAAACAATCAAGAAGCTCATCAATTCACATTCCACACGGTTTTCTATGAGTCACCGATCCAGAATAATGTGAAGAAGTTGGGATACGGGTCTGGATCGGTGCTAAAATCACAACTTTTTCCAAGTCTGTAGCAAAGCTGCGATTTTTAGGGTTTAGGACATAAAGAGGATGCTGAATACCATGGTCGTGGCGACGTTGACGCCCGCCATGAGGGAAGTGGTGGCAACCCAGGGGCGGCGGGCGATGATTCCGTAGACATTGGCGACGGAGAGGGGCCAGAGGAAGGCGATCTCCAGCCATATGAGGCCAGTGAAGAAGCCGGGCTTCTCggccatcaaatagtcgccgaaCTCTTCGGCGTACCACCGCTTTAGCTTCACGAGCTGCGTCGGATAGAGCGAATCGGGGAGGACGATCTGTGCGTCGAACAATGGCGCCGTCACCGCAAGCACAACGGAGAAGACCACCACGACGGCGTCAACGAGCACCGATATGAAACCCATTTCTCCTGTGTAAACCCTTCGCGTTCTCACCCTTTCTTACAAAATAAACAGGGCGACTATCCAGACTTCCACTAGACATTGAATCGTCAAATGGGCCGGACTGCGGGCAACTCCTCCCCCGGCCCATATGTGTCTTGTATGTATagtttaatatataaaatttactatataactttttttttatatatactagTGTGATCGTACACACACGTTGCGTgtctaatataataatatataaattatttgggtctttaaaaatccgaattgtttggattttctagtgtcacGTTAGAGAATCCAGCAATAAACTATTGTAATAAGCTTccctatataaaaaattattttaatttaatattatacttatcttaataaaagaaactaagaaaaatatattttttaatatcgtcggcttaaaatatttatagaagcttctttgaatatagtgttgtcaattctaagatgtgggactaaagaaaactatattttttatataaaacaaccaaagaaaattactaataaaccttggaattatttttagtgtgaatagaaaaaaggacagtaacgtaaattcattttaggcttcaccaaagttagttagtaaaaggggaagatttttaataaaatagtaagataatctATCTAACACTTCTAACTAATTAATCTGGAATGATTGATCCGATCTAATAAAAATTTcacaaaaatacaaataaatcttGATGGATGATTAGATCACGAGTAATTTAAATACCACACATATATGATATGTCCTATAAAATATTCAAATCTCGTTATACGAGAACTCCCTTACATTTTACCATCAAACATGAGGGCTAAACATATAACTAAATTTGAACATGGCATGGTGATTGATACAAGCTACTAATGATGTGACCATAATATTGCTAGAGAGTCTTGAGGGTATGTCTTTAACCATAAATAGGGCCGACCCTGAGGAATGTCACCGGGGGCGACGACCAAGGGCCCTCGATTTTTAAGGGGCCCTGAATTTGACatacatatataatatatatcatatataattagattgttttaataaaaCCCCCCAAAAAATTattggattattttaataaaggtccaaaaaaaaaagaaggaaggtaaatgatcattttttctctttccaagaTTTTATTGTTAGTACAATTCTTTCTTCATTAATTTGTTTATAGAAATCATAAGACTCCAAAGAGTAAagtatgttatagaagtcataaGACTCAAAAGAGTAAAGTATGAATCATGAACGCTAATTTTCTCATTTCTTCTCCtttgaatctcttctaattaaattaga includes these proteins:
- the LOC122020276 gene encoding uncharacterized protein LOC122020276 is translated as MMHTKSESDVTSLAPSSPPRSPKRQTYYVQSPSRDSHDGDKSSSMQATPVFNSPMESPSHPSFGRHSRTSSASRFSGPFRSSSGRKGDRKRVNDKGWPECNVIQEEGSYADLDDEKGLTRRCQIILGLVSFILLFTLFSLIIWGAARPYKPEVVVKSLSMDDFYAGEGTDMTGVPTKMVTVNCSVKISVYNTATMFGIHVTSDPIRLKFSEITIATGELQKYYQPRKSHRTISVVLHGEKVPLYGAGAGMALTSTGGAVPLTLDFDVVSRGYVIGKLVRVKHHKHISCPLVVDSSKSKHIRFSRNACTYL
- the LOC122020285 gene encoding sigma intracellular receptor 2-like; this encodes MGFISVLVDAVVVVFSVVLAVTAPLFDAQIVLPDSLYPTQLVKLKRWYAEEFGDYLMAEKPGFFTGLIWLEIAFLWPLSVANVYGIIARRPWVATTSLMAGVNVATTMAAIMGELLGSGKASDRLIQFYAPFMVFAFLAIIRGLLPRRNPPALSGKSKKKRA